From the Saccharomonospora marina XMU15 genome, the window GCTGCGGCCACTGGCTCGGCAGCACCGGGTCGAGGTCGAGCACCCCGTCGCGCACCCACGCGCCCGCGAACCCGAACAGGAACGCCTGCCACACACTGCCCATCGTGGCCATGTGCAACCCGTTGGCCGTGGTGCCGGTCTGATCGTCGAGATCCATGCGCAGCGCGATCCGCAGCAGGTCCAGCGCCTCGTCGGGCCTACCGTCACGGGCGAGCAGACCGGCGCAGATACCCGGCGACAGCGAAGACCCGTGCGAGGTACGTGGCACGTAGAAGTCCAGGTTCGGCCGAAGCGAACCCGGCACGGCCTCGTCGGGCAGCAGGTGGTGCAGCATCAACACGTCGGGCTGCTTGATGACCTGCGAGCCCGCGACCCGCTCGCTCCCGAGCACGGCGTCGGCGGCCAGCGGCGGCGGACCGATCCGCGAGACCACCAGTGGCTCAAGGTCGAAGTATCCCGCGAACTGCTCGTAGCGGCCGGTCGCCGCATCGAAGCCGACCACGACCCGCTCGGCGAGGTCGAGGAGCTCGCCGCGCTCGGGCTCGTCGACGAACTCCGCCGCGGCGCGCATGTTCCAGCGCGCCATCGCGTTGGTGAAAGCGTTGTCCGACACCGGCCAGTGGTACTCGTCAGGGCCCATCACCGAGTCGATGTGCGCCCTTCCCTCACTGTCGACACGCAGCCGCGACGCCCAGTACCTGGCCGTCTCCACCACCAGCGCGGCGCGCCTTCCCCGCCGGAACCGCTCCTCACCACTCCAGCGCGCACAGTGCAGCACCGCCCACGCCACGTCGGCGGTGATGTGCTCCTCGAGTTGCCCGGTCCTGATCGGCACGTGGCTGCCCGCCAGGTCGCCGGAGGTCGGGGTGACGTCGTCGCCGGCCACGGCCGATTCCCACGGGAACCGGGCTCCGGCCCTGCCGCAGGAACGGGCCGCCTCACGGGCGGCCCGCAGCCGGTGCACCCGGTAGTCGATCATGTCGAGGGCAAGCTCCGTGTTCATGCTGGCGATCGCGGGAAGCACGAAGACGTCGGCGTCCCACAGCACGTGGCCCGCATATCCGTAGCCCGACAGCCCTCGCGGGCCGACGGCGGCCTCACCCTGGCCACCGACGTTGCACCACAACTGGAACAGCGCGAAACGGGCGGCCAGCGTGACGTCCGGATGACCCGGCACCCGCACGTCGACGGTGTCCCAACGGTCGGCCCAGATCTCGCGGTGTTCGGCCAGCAGCCGGTCGAAACCGAGGGCCCCCGCGACCTCCGCCGCCGCCCTGGTCTCCTCGATCCCGCCGGTGCCGTAGGCGGCCAGCCGGTCCACGGTGTGCCTGCCGCCGTCCCGCCAGTACCGTTGCACGGCAGCGGCAGTGATCGACTGCTCGGCACCGACGCGCACCCACACCGAACCTCCGTCGTGCCCGAAGCGCACCGGCTCGCCGTCCTGGCTCACCCGCAACGGCTCGCCCGGATCCAGCCTGCCCTCCTCGGCCTGCGCCCGAAGCGCCATCACACCCGGCCTGCGTGCCGACACGAACCGCAGCGTGCGCAGCGGCGAGGGCACGCCCCGCTCCTGCCTCCACAGCACCCCGCTGCGCAGATCGAGGACCCGCTCGTCGGCGGCGACCGGTGGGGTGACATCCAGCCGGGTGGAGTCGGGGCCTGCCATCGGCCGCTGGTCGGGCCCTGAACCGGTGTACACACCGGACACCAGCACCACCGGGTCGGCAGGCGGCTCGTCCTCGCTGGAGCCGCGCACGGCGTACCCGCCCGCGCCGAGGGTGAAAAGGGTGTCGTCGACCCTGCGGCTTTCGGGGCTGTCGCTGTCGCGCCGGATCAGCCACTCGCCGTGGCCGTCGGAGCGGGTCGAGTCGTCACCGGGTGCCATGTTCGCTGCGAAGGAGTCGGGTCCACCGGCCTGCGAGTTCGACCTGGCGGACGAACTCGTTGTGGGCGTGGTCGATTGCGGTTCTGGGGCTGTCCCCGGTGTGCACCGCGCGAACCTGCCTTCCGGCCAGCACGGCCGTCAGTTCTATCCGCATTCCACGTCCCTGTCTGGCGAGTTCCACCTGCACCGCGTCGACCGGGTAGTCGCTGCCGAGGCCGCGCAGCCGGTCGAGGGTGTAGCCAACGACGGCTGGGTCCACTCTGCCGTGGGTGCTCACGTGCACGGCCGGCTGTTCGTGCCGGCTGGTTGGCGTCATGCAACCCACTGTTCCCACCCGGGCACGGCCTACCTAGGGCACTTGGTCCCCGCTGTAGGACCCATCCGGACCAGCGGCGTTACGCCGGATGCGCCGGTGCGCGCCGCCGTACGCGCACGGAGGTGACCGCCCTGCCTCGCACCCCCGCCACCTCGAACGACCACCCGGAAAGGTGCACGACATCGCCGGGCGTGGTGGGGATGCGCCCGAGTTCGGTCAGCACCAGGCCCGCCACCGTGACGTAGTCGCCGAGCGGGGCGTCGGTCAGCCTCACCCCGAGTTCGGCGAGGTCGTGCACAGCGAACGTGCCGGGCAGCGTCAGGGTGCCGTCCGGCTCGACGCGCACCCGAGCGAGGTCACGGTCGGTCTCGTCGTAGATCTCGCCCACGATCTCCTCGAGCAGGTCCTCCACCGTGACGATGCCGGTCACCGAACCGCGCTCGTCGACGACGAGGGCGAACGGTTCACGCTCGGCCTGCATCCGCAGCAGCGCATCGCCGACCAGCGCCACGCCGGGCAGCAGCTGGGCGGACCGCGCCACCTCCGCGACGCTCTCGTCGTCCCTGCCGACCAACTCGCGAAGGCTGACCACGCCGACCACGTCGTCGAGGTCGCGGCCGCCGACCACGGGTGCGCGGGAATGCCCCGAGGCCGCCAGCGCGGTGAGGGCCTGCCGCGCACCCAGGTCGGCGGCGACGGTGAACACGCTGCCGCGCGGCACCTGCACCTCGCGCAACGTGCGCCGCCTCAGCTCGAGCGCTCCGGTGACGATGGCGCGCTGCTCGGGAGTCAGCGATGGGCTGCCGGCCACGGCGTGGCGCAGTTCGTCGAGCGTGAGTTCCTCCCTGCCTGCTGCCGGGTCTCCGCCGAACGCTCGCACCACCAGGCTGGTGGCCTTGCCCAGCAGCCACACCACGGGGCGCGACACCACGGACAGCCAATGCAGCGGCGTGGCCGCGAGCAGTGCCCATCGCTGGGCGTACTGCATCGCCAGCCGTTTCGGCGCGAGTTCGCCGAGCACGAGTGTGATGAACGTCAGCACAAGCGTGACCACCGCGACCGCCACCGGCTCGGCAGCCGCGCCGAGAAACCCCAGCGGGCGGGCCAGCGGTCGGGCCAGCGACACCGCCGCCGTCGCGGAAGCGAGAAAACCGGCCAGGGTGATGCCGATCTGGATGGTGGCCAGAAACCGGTTCGGGTCCCGGGCGAGCCTGACCAGTAGCCGCTCGCGGCCGCCGCCACGTTGCTCCAGCACCCGCAGTTGCTCCTGCCGCAACGACACCAGCGCCACCTCGCTGCCCGCGAGCAGCGCGTTGAGCACGACGAGCACGAATACCAGCCCGAGGGTGTACCAGTAGCCGGCCATATCGAAAAGCGTGCGATCCCACGGCACGCGCAGGCAGGGCCCTTCGGCCCGTCCTCCCTCTGCCCGGTGACATCGGTACCGCCCTGGGACTTTCGGCCCTTCCCCGCTCTCGCGCGCACCGCGCACGGTGCACCCATGACTGAAGCAAAAGACATCATGCACAGCGGCGCCGAGTGCGTCGGCGAACACCAGACCCTCGCCCATGCCGCTCAACGGATGCGCGAGCTCGACATCGGCGCCATGCCGATCTGCGGTGACGACGACCGGCTCCACGGCATCATCACCGACCGCGACATCGTCATCAAATGCATCGCCCAGGGCAAGGACCCCAACACCATGACGGCGGGCCAGCTCGCGCAGGGCACTCCCTACTACGCCGACACCGACGCCGACATCGAGGACGTCCTCACGATCATGGAGGAGCACCAGATCCGCAGGCTTCCGGTCGTCGAGGCCGACAACCACCGGCTCGTCGGCATGATCAGCGAGGCCGACATCGCAAGGAACCTGCCCGAACACGCCATCGCCCGCTTCGTCGAAACCATCACAGCCCGAAGCTGACCACGATGGCCACCGCACAGGAACCCGACGCGGCAGGCACCACGTGGCGGCCGCGGCCGAGCGACCCGGTCGTGCGGGCGGAGTACACCTCGCAACACTGGCTCGCCGTGGTGGGCGAGCGGCTTGGCGGAGCGGACCGGCACTACAGCTACCGGGTGCTGCGAGCCTGGTTGCACACGGTGCGGGAGTTGCTCGGCGTCGAGGACGCCGCTCACCTGGCGGGCCAGTTGCCCGAACAGTTGCGGGGAACGTTCTTCGAGGGCTGGGATCCCGCGCGGGTCCCAGCCCACTTCGAGCCGGGCGAGTTCACCGAGCGCTTCGCGCGGGAGGCGGACGTATCGGCCGACGAGGTGCCGACACTGGCGGAGGCGACCACCACAGCGGTGCGCGGGCTGTGCTCCCCCGGCCACATCGACCGGCTGCTCGAACTGCTGCCGCGCAGGTTGAGCGAGACGCTGTCCGGCGAGCGGGCCCGCGAACGCACCGCGCCACCGCTGGAGTCGAGGCTGCGCGAACTCGAGGCGGCGGTGGAAACCTTGACCGGTGCCGTCAGCGCGCTGGCGAAAGGGCTCGAGCGCACGCCGGTCGACGAACCGATCGGCGACCGGGGAACGCGGGCCGCACGGGAGGCACACCAGATCCTGCTCGCCCGTGGCAGGTACTGACATCGAGCGCTGCCGCCCACGCCGGGTTCTCGACCGGTCACCGCCGCACGACAGCGGTGTCCGGAAGGGACCTTCGGCCCCATGACAGGCGCTGCCGCAGCGGGTCATGCTCGAGTGTCGGACACACCCACCTGGCCCGTACTCCAGCAGCGCCGGCACCAGGAGGAACCATGCCAAACCATCAGGACCCCCTCGCCAGGGCACAGAACAGCGCACACGAGTGGCTGGCCGCGATCTCGCAGGCGCTCGGTACCCAGGACCGCCGCTTCGCGTATCGCGCGCTGCGCGCCTGGCTGCACGCACTACGTGACCGGCTGACCGTGGAGGCCGCGGCACACTTCGCCGCACAGCTTCCCGAACTGCTGCGAGGCACCTACTACGACGGCTGGGTGCCCAGCCGGGTGCCGGTCCGCTTCAGCACCGAGGAGTGCGTCGAGCGGTTCTCCACCCACGCCACGGTGCGCCGCACCGATGTGCGAAACACCATCACCGGGGTCTCCACCGGCATGGCGGAGCTGCTGTCACCGGGGACGCTGGAGCACGCGCTGCAACAGCTGCCCCAGGACCTGCGTGAGCTGTTCACACCGCAGCAGCCCGCCGTGGCCCGCGCCGGGCAGGAGGAGCGCGGCAGGCACGGGCACAACGGCGAGCACGCCGAGCACGCCGAGATGCAAAGCCAGCTTCGCGACCTGCGCAGGCAGATCGACGACCTCACCGACGCCGTGAGTGCGCTGAGCAGGAGGGCGTAGCCCCGCCGCCCCGCGCGCGGCACGCCCCGGTCACGCGCGCCACCCGCTCGCCACGGCCGGCGGCGCGCGTGTTCGTGCTCGCTGCCGGGCAGTCGGTGAGGCGGCCCGTTTGTCCCGGCGCCTGTCACAACCACCAACCATGTCTGGTCCACACCAGTCCGTTCCCGCCAGGGACCAAAGTCCCCGGCGGGAACGGACGTTCGGTTTCCGTTCCCGGGCCGCGCCTCCCTACCCGTACGGGCGGCACGCCACCACACTTGGTAACTGCCCGAAGCTCCTACGCAGAACACGGACGGACAACCCTCGATGCCGAACTCAGCCTCGCCCGCGCGCAGCGGGGAACACGGCCGCACCGCGTGGTTCATGCTCGCGATGGCCACATTGGGTTTCGCACTCAACTTCTGGGCCTGGGCGCTGCTGAGCCCACTCGGGCCGAGGTTCCAGGAAGACCTGGCGCTCGGCGCGTTCGAGGTGGCGCTGATCGTCGCCGTGCCGGTGGTGGTCGGCTCACTCGGCCGAATCCCGGTCGGCGCACTGACCGACCGCTTCGGCGGCCGCATCATGTTCCCGCTGGTGTCCGTGGCCACCATCGTGCCCATCCTGTTCCTCGGCATCGCGGGACACAACTCCCTGGCCGCGCTGCTGATCGGCGGCTTCTTCCTCGGCCTGGCGGGCACCACGTTCGCCATCGGAGTACCGTTCGTGAGCGCGTGGTTCCCCGCCAACCGCAGGGGTCTGGCGATCGGGGTGTTCGGCGCGGGCATGGGCGGTACCGCCATCAGCGCGCTGACCACAGTGGACCTCGCCAACTCGTTCGGGATCACCGCGCCGTTCGTCATCACCGCGATCGCGCTCGCGGCCTACGCCCTCGTCGCGGCTGTGGTACTGCGGGACGCCCCCGGCCACACGGCACCTTCGGAGTCGATGATCCACCGCCTCGCCACCACGCTGCGGCTGCCCGCGACCTGGGAGGCGTCGGCACTGTACGCCGTGGCGTTCGGCGGCTACGTGGCCTTCTCGGTGTACCTGCCCGCGTACCTGCGCACGGCATACCAGCTCTCCCCCGCCGACGCGGCGAACCGCATGGCGGGCTTCGTGTTGCTGGCAGTCCTCATGCGACCGGTCGGCGGCTGGCTCTCCGACCGGTTCGGCCCCATCCGCGTGCTGGGCGGCTCCATGGCCGTGGTCGCGCTGGGCGCCGCGACACAGAGTTTCACGCTCACCCTCATGCCGGTGGCCACGGTCGCGTTCCTGGCGATGGCCGCGGCGCTGGGAGCCGCCAGCGGCGCGACGTTCGCCCTGGTGGCGCTGCTCGCCCCGCCGGACAAGGTTGGTGCCGTCACCGGTGTGGTCGGTGCGGCAGGTGGCCTCGGTGGCTTCGTTCCTCCGCTGGTGATGGGCGCAGTCTACGGTGAGTTCGGCAGCTACGCGCTCGGTCTTGGCGCGCTGGCGCTGGTCGCCGCCGCGGCGCTGGTGTTCACCGCCACCACCGTGCGCAAGGCGGCCGAGTCGCACCACGCGGGCATGGCGGGCGTGTGACCCACGCCCGCTCAGCGGGTGTGGCGAAGCGTCAGGGCGAAGAACTCCTCGCGGGATGCGGCATCCTCGCGCAGTGCGCCGTGCAGCGCGGAGGTGACGGTCAGCGCACCCTGCGCCCGCACGCCTCGCAGCGACATGCACAGGTGCTCCGCCTCGATCACCACCCCCACGCCGTTGGGGGCGAGTCGCTGCTGCAGCCAGTCGGCCACCTGCTTGGTCAGCCGCTCCTGCACCTGCAGGTCACGTGCGAACAACTCGATGACCCTCGCGAGTTTGGACAGGCCGAGGATGCGCTCGCCCGGCAGGTAGCCGATGTGGGCCACCCCGCGAAAGGGCAGCAGGTGATGCTCGCACAGCGACTGGACCGGGATGTCCCTGGCTACGACGAGCTCGTCGTAGCCCTCGTCGTTGCCGAACGTGGTGAGCTCGAACTCCCTGGGCCGTAGCAGTTCGGCGTAGGAGGACGCGACCCGCCTCGGTGTGTCGGCGAGGTGTTCGCTGTCGGGGTCCTTGCCCAGCGCCAGCAACAGGTCGGCCACCGCTCGCTCGGCGGCCGCCAGATCCGGCTCGGCACGCTCCCCCGCCACCCGGGGCCCGCGCCGACCCGCCACCGCCAACCGCCCTGCCTGACCCGAATGCTCCAGCTCGGACACACTCATCGCTCACCCCGTCTTCTAACGCCAGCAAAGTTCGACCTTAGAATCGAGCCAGAGTTTTAGTCAACATTCTTTTGTTTTAGAATTGGAGCATGGACGACCAGCTCGCCGCCGTGGCGGCACTCGACGAGCCGACCCGCCGCAAGCTCTACGGCTACGTCGCACGCCGCCGCGAACCGGTGAGCAGGGACGAGGTCGCCGACACCTTCGGGTTGTCCCGAGGCACCGTCGCCTTCCATCTCGACAAGCTCGTGGACGAGGGGTTACTCGCGGTCGGCTACGCCAGGCGCACCGGCCGCACCGGTCCAGGCGCGGGGCGGCCCGCCAAGCTGTACAGCCGATCCGAGCGGCAGGTCGCCGTTTCGCTCCCGCCACGCCACTACGACCTCGCGGGGCACCTGCTGGCAACCGCCGTCGAGGCGGCCGAGGAAACGGGCCAACCGGTGCGGTCCGCGCTGGCCCGGCACGCCAGGGAGCTGGGCCGCGAGCTCGGCGCCCGCTCGGTGTCCGAAACCGACGGTGAGCCGGCTCGTCGGGACGCCGCACTGTCCGCACTGGAGGAACACGGCTTCGAACCCCGCACCGAGGCCGGCGGCGTGGTGCTCGGCAACTGCCCGTTCCACGCCCTCGCCCAGCGACACGCCGAACTCGTCTGCGGGATGAACCTCGACCTGCTGCACGGACTACTCGAAGGCATCGGCGACACGGGCCTGCACGCCCTGCTGGAACCCGCGCCGGGACACTGCTGCGTGCGGCTGGCGCCGCGCTGACCCGGCGGCGAGCGGCGTGAGCGAGGCTCAGTGCGGCTGGTCCGGGTAGCCGGGGTTGGCCACCGCCAGCCGCTCGGCGACATCGGCCCGCACGGCGTCGAGCACCGCCGGGTCGAACGGGTCGAGCCTGCCCTCACGCAGCGCGGCCGCGAACTCCGCCCGATCGCGCATCCGCAGACCCGCGAGGCGTCGCGCGTGGTCCGCCTGCTGCTCGGCGCCCACCGCGAGCTCTCGACGCACGATGTCCAGCACGTTCGCCGCCACCCGCGCGTGGTAGCGCAGGGCGGCGTCGGCCTGCGTGGCGACCTCGCAGCGCAGGAACTCCCCCACCGCCTCCACCAGATCGGCCGCCGTCGGCCTGCCGTGCAGCTGCACCGGCTCGGCCGGTTCGCGCTCGGCCGCGCGCCCCACCCCGAAGCCGAGCGCGAGCAGCAGGTCGTGTTCCTGCTCGCACACCCTGCGCCCCACGGCGGCAAGCTCCACCGAGCGGGTCAGCCCGCCGAGATGGCGCTGCGCCTGATACCGGCAGTACACCGCCCACTTCGCCGTGCCGTACACCTCCCACCAGTGCAACCGAGCCGTATCGGGGCGGCTGCCCGCCACCTCGGCGTAGCCGTCCAGCAGCTGCTCCCTGGTTCCGAAGCCGCCCACCGGCAGCGCGCAGCCGAAGCGCCACGCCTTGACGCACAGCCACCCCAGGTCCTCGACGGGGTCGCCGCGATGTGCCAGTTCCCAGTCCAGCACCGCACGCAGCCCGTCGGTGTCGACGATGAGGTTGCCGTTGCGGAAGTCGCCGTGCACCACGGTTTCCTCGGCAGCGGGTGGGCGGTTGGCCCGTAGCCAGTGCAGTGCCACCTCCACGGTCGGCAGCGGCTCGCCGAGTTGGTCGTAGGTCCGCACGAGCGCATCGAGCGGGTCGGCGTGGGGCAGCCCGGGAACGGCCGCGACCGGGATCCGGTGCAGGCGCGCCAGCACCCGTCCCAGCTCGACGGCCAGCGTGGCACGCACCTGTTCGAACCGCGGTTCGCGCAGCAGTCTCCTCGGAATGGTCTCGCCGTCGACGTGTTCGGTGAGCACGTAGGGCGCGCCCAGTACGTCGTCGCCCCCGCAGTGGTCGACCAGCCGGGGCACCGGCACCCGCTGTTCGGCGGCCGCGGCCAGCAGCGCCGCCTCCATCGCCATCGTCGGCGCGTCGCCGTGCCCTGGCGGGTCCCGCCGCAACACCAGTCGCAGCGGTTCACACCACTGCGGCACCGCCTGCAGTGCCCACGTCTGCCTGCTGGCGCCGCCGGTGAGTCTGCGAAGGCCGCGGATCTCGACGGCGCTGCCCCACAGCCTGCTCAGCCGTCGCTCGAGCAGGCCCGCGAGTTCGTCGCTCACGCCCTGGCCCGCTTCCCCGGCCCCGCGAACCCGAACAGGTAGCCCGCGACCTTGCGCAGCTGGATCTCCTCGGTGCCCTCGGTGATGCGGTACCGGCGGTGGTGGCGGTAGATGTGCTCGAACGGCAGGTGCCGGGTGTAGCCCATGCCGCCGTGTACCTGCATCGCGCGATCGGCGGCCTCACACACCAGGCGGTTGGCCCGGTAGTTGCACATCGACACCTTGTCGCTGATCAGAGCGTGGTCGGTGCGGTCGAGTTGCCATGCCGTCTTGCGCACGAGCGTGCGCACCAGTTCGGCGTCGGTCTGCAGCTCCACCAGCGGCCACTGCACGGCCTGCCGTGCGGCCAGCGGCTGTCCGAACGCGACACGTTCGCCGGCGTAGGCCACGCTGCGGTCGATGCAGTACTGCGCGGCACCCACCCCGGAGGCGGCCTGCCGGATGCGGTTCTCGTGCACGAAGTGCTGCGCGAGCGCGAGTCCCTCGCCGACCTCGCCGAACACCGCCGAGGACGGCACGCGCACGTCGGCGAGTGTCACCTCCGCGTGATCGGTGGGCATGTTGAACGTCCACCAGTGGAAGTCGACGGTGAAGCCTGCGGTGTCGGTGGGCACGATGAACGCGGTGATGTCGCGAGCCTGCCCCGGCTCGCCCGAGGTGCGCGCGAAGACGACGTCGTGGGTGGCGGTGTGCATTCCGGAGTTGAACCGCTTGCGGCCGTTGATGATCCAGTCGTCGCCGTCGCGGCGGGCCGTGGTTTCCAGCCATGTCGCGTCGCTGCCGTGCTCGGGTTCGGTGAGCCCGAAACCGACCCGCTTTCGCCTCGTCAACATGTCCTCGACGAACTCCTCCCGCTGCCGCGGGGTGCCGAAGGCCAGAAACATGTGCACGAACGGGAAGTTACCCACCACCGACGACTCGTTCTGCAGATCGTTGTGCAGCCCGAGCCCCCTCGCGGCCAGGTGCTCGCGGATCACCGCCATGTCGAGATTGGACCCGCCGCTGCCACCCACCTCTTCCGGCAGGCCGTAGCGCAGCCAGCCCGCCCGGTCGGCGCGGTCGAACATCTCGCCGAGCAGCGCCTCCCATTCCGGGCGAGGGGTGCCGCCGTTGTCGAAATCGGTGCGGCTGAACTCGCGCCGATGGTCGAAGAAGCGTTCGTTGTCGTCCTGCTGTTGCAGCGGGACGATCTCGGTGTCGATGAAGTGGTCCAATTCCGCCAGCCGCGTGCGCAACTTCGCGGGCAACTCGAAATCCATCGCCGCTCCTTGTCGTTCCCCGGCCGGTCGGCCTGCCCGCACCGAACCCGGAATCGAGCAGGGCTCGCGAGTCCGGACCAGCGGCCGGTACCGCTGGCAGCCTGTCAGGGCCGACCAAGATCAGTCAATGCCGACTGTTTCTGTCGCGTGCCGCAGGTGGCCAGTACGCTGTGCCGATGGCCCAACCGGCACAACGAGCGCGAGCGACACCGCGCAGCCGCGAGGAGCGCAGCGCCGACAGCCGCGCGCTGATTCTGGACGCCGCCGTGGAGTGTCTGGTCGAGCACGGCTACTCGGGCGCCTCCACGCTGGCGATCCAGGCCAAGGCCGGCGTGTCCCGGGGACGGCTGCTGCACCACTTCCCTTCCCGCGACGGCCTGCTGGTCGCCGCCGCGCAGCACCTGGCCAGCGAGCGGTTGACCCGCACCCAGGAACGGGTCGCCGAGGCGCTGACCGGCGAGCCCGCCGGACCGCGCCGCGTCGATCGCTGCGTGGAACTGCTGTGGCTGACCTTCCACGAGCCGCATTTCTGGGCGGCGATGGAACTGTGGACGGCAGCGCGCACCAATCCCGCGCTCGCCGCCGCGCTTCGCCCTGCCGAGCGCAGCCTGCGCAAGGCGATCCACGAGGTGGCCGACCGGATCTGGGGCCCCGCCGTGGTGACGCATCCCCGCTACGAGGAGTTGCGAGAACTCCTGTTCACCAGCATGCGGGGCGCCGCGCTGCCGTACGCGTTCGAGCAGCGCCCTCCCGGTTCGGACAGGCACGTGCGGCTGTGGAAGTCGATCGCGCGCACCCTGCTCTTCGGCGAGGACCAAGCGCGGCAGGCAGCGCAGAAGTAACAGTCAGCCTTGACCGCAACGGGGTCGGCGGGTGAGCATGAGGCAGGTCACACCCTCCAACCCGGTGAGGTCGCCGATGACATCCCCCGAAATCCCCCGCCTGCTCGGTCGCGGCATGACGATGGGCGACCAGCTCGCCCGGCACGCTCGGACGATCGGCGACCGGGTCGCGTTCCGCTTCGAGGACGAGTCCCGCACCTACGCGCAACTCGACGAGCGGGTCAGCAGGCTCGCGGGCGCGCTGCTCGAGCGGGGGGTCCGCAGCGGCGATCGGGTCGCCGTGCTGGGGCTGAACAGCCTCGAGGTCATCGAGACGTTCTTCGCCTGCGCCCGGCTCGGCGCCATCTGCGTACCGGTGAACTTCCGGCTGGTGGCAGACGAGATCGGCTACGTGCTGGCCGACAGCGGGAGCAGGGCGTGCGTCGTGGGGGCACAACTGGCCGAGCAGCTGGCCAAGGCCAGGAACCAGCTCGACACCGAGACCGCGTGCCTGGTCTACGGCGGCGACTCCCAGGCGGTCGCGCTCGCGGGGCCCGGAGCCGAGGACTACGAGCGGGCGCTCGCCGAGGTGTCACCGGAGTTCGAGGAAGTGCCGGTGGACGAGCACGAACCGGCGTTCATCATGTACACCTCGGGCACCACGGGCCGCCCGAAGGGTGCCGTGCTGACCCACTTCAACCTGCTGCTGCACGCCTTCAGCAACATGGCCACGCTCGGCGTGACCAACGACGACCGGGTGTGGCTCGCGGCCGCGCCGCTGTTCCACATCGCGGGGCTTTCCGGAATGCTGCCCAACCTGCTGCTGGGCGGAAGGACGGTGCTGCTGCCATCCGGGCAGTTCGACCCCGCGGCCACCCTGGACGTGATGGAACGCGAGCGGGTGTCGTCGTGCTTCCTCGTACCCGCGCAGTGGCAGGCGATCTGCGCCGTGCCAGACATCGCCGAGCGGGACCTGTCGTCGCTGCGCAAGATCTCCTGGGGTGCCGCGCCCGCCTCGACGACCCTGCTGCGGACCATGATCGACACTTTCCCGCAGGCAGAGGTCACCACCGCCTTCGGGCAGACGGAGTGCAGCCCGGTCACCACCGTGCTGCGCGGCGAGGACTCGATCCGCAAGATCGGCTCCGTCGGCACGCCCATGCTCAACGTCGAGGTGCGCCTGGTGGACGACGACATGAACGACGTCGCGCAGGGCGAGGTCGGCGAGATC encodes:
- a CDS encoding MFS transporter, whose translation is MPNSASPARSGEHGRTAWFMLAMATLGFALNFWAWALLSPLGPRFQEDLALGAFEVALIVAVPVVVGSLGRIPVGALTDRFGGRIMFPLVSVATIVPILFLGIAGHNSLAALLIGGFFLGLAGTTFAIGVPFVSAWFPANRRGLAIGVFGAGMGGTAISALTTVDLANSFGITAPFVITAIALAAYALVAAVVLRDAPGHTAPSESMIHRLATTLRLPATWEASALYAVAFGGYVAFSVYLPAYLRTAYQLSPADAANRMAGFVLLAVLMRPVGGWLSDRFGPIRVLGGSMAVVALGAATQSFTLTLMPVATVAFLAMAAALGAASGATFALVALLAPPDKVGAVTGVVGAAGGLGGFVPPLVMGAVYGEFGSYALGLGALALVAAAALVFTATTVRKAAESHHAGMAGV
- a CDS encoding glycosyl hydrolase family 65 protein, with amino-acid sequence MAPGDDSTRSDGHGEWLIRRDSDSPESRRVDDTLFTLGAGGYAVRGSSEDEPPADPVVLVSGVYTGSGPDQRPMAGPDSTRLDVTPPVAADERVLDLRSGVLWRQERGVPSPLRTLRFVSARRPGVMALRAQAEEGRLDPGEPLRVSQDGEPVRFGHDGGSVWVRVGAEQSITAAAVQRYWRDGGRHTVDRLAAYGTGGIEETRAAAEVAGALGFDRLLAEHREIWADRWDTVDVRVPGHPDVTLAARFALFQLWCNVGGQGEAAVGPRGLSGYGYAGHVLWDADVFVLPAIASMNTELALDMIDYRVHRLRAAREAARSCGRAGARFPWESAVAGDDVTPTSGDLAGSHVPIRTGQLEEHITADVAWAVLHCARWSGEERFRRGRRAALVVETARYWASRLRVDSEGRAHIDSVMGPDEYHWPVSDNAFTNAMARWNMRAAAEFVDEPERGELLDLAERVVVGFDAATGRYEQFAGYFDLEPLVVSRIGPPPLAADAVLGSERVAGSQVIKQPDVLMLHHLLPDEAVPGSLRPNLDFYVPRTSHGSSLSPGICAGLLARDGRPDEALDLLRIALRMDLDDQTGTTANGLHMATMGSVWQAFLFGFAGAWVRDGVLDLDPVLPSQWPQLQLRFRCLGRKVRLEIGHDCVEVAADGPLGVRLRGGEVTEVAGPTRFDLTRRESRLPT
- a CDS encoding CBS domain-containing protein, with protein sequence MTEAKDIMHSGAECVGEHQTLAHAAQRMRELDIGAMPICGDDDRLHGIITDRDIVIKCIAQGKDPNTMTAGQLAQGTPYYADTDADIEDVLTIMEEHQIRRLPVVEADNHRLVGMISEADIARNLPEHAIARFVETITARS
- a CDS encoding hemolysin family protein, with the translated sequence MAGYWYTLGLVFVLVVLNALLAGSEVALVSLRQEQLRVLEQRGGGRERLLVRLARDPNRFLATIQIGITLAGFLASATAAVSLARPLARPLGFLGAAAEPVAVAVVTLVLTFITLVLGELAPKRLAMQYAQRWALLAATPLHWLSVVSRPVVWLLGKATSLVVRAFGGDPAAGREELTLDELRHAVAGSPSLTPEQRAIVTGALELRRRTLREVQVPRGSVFTVAADLGARQALTALAASGHSRAPVVGGRDLDDVVGVVSLRELVGRDDESVAEVARSAQLLPGVALVGDALLRMQAEREPFALVVDERGSVTGIVTVEDLLEEIVGEIYDETDRDLARVRVEPDGTLTLPGTFAVHDLAELGVRLTDAPLGDYVTVAGLVLTELGRIPTTPGDVVHLSGWSFEVAGVRGRAVTSVRVRRRAPAHPA
- a CDS encoding DUF2267 domain-containing protein; protein product: MATAQEPDAAGTTWRPRPSDPVVRAEYTSQHWLAVVGERLGGADRHYSYRVLRAWLHTVRELLGVEDAAHLAGQLPEQLRGTFFEGWDPARVPAHFEPGEFTERFAREADVSADEVPTLAEATTTAVRGLCSPGHIDRLLELLPRRLSETLSGERARERTAPPLESRLRELEAAVETLTGAVSALAKGLERTPVDEPIGDRGTRAAREAHQILLARGRY
- the folE gene encoding GTP cyclohydrolase I FolE — protein: MSVSELEHSGQAGRLAVAGRRGPRVAGERAEPDLAAAERAVADLLLALGKDPDSEHLADTPRRVASSYAELLRPREFELTTFGNDEGYDELVVARDIPVQSLCEHHLLPFRGVAHIGYLPGERILGLSKLARVIELFARDLQVQERLTKQVADWLQQRLAPNGVGVVIEAEHLCMSLRGVRAQGALTVTSALHGALREDAASREEFFALTLRHTR
- a CDS encoding DUF2267 domain-containing protein, which encodes MPNHQDPLARAQNSAHEWLAAISQALGTQDRRFAYRALRAWLHALRDRLTVEAAAHFAAQLPELLRGTYYDGWVPSRVPVRFSTEECVERFSTHATVRRTDVRNTITGVSTGMAELLSPGTLEHALQQLPQDLRELFTPQQPAVARAGQEERGRHGHNGEHAEHAEMQSQLRDLRRQIDDLTDAVSALSRRA